CTCCCGCCGATTCGTTCCTCCGTCTCTCCAGCGTTCAGCGCGAGGACGATCTCCTCGTCAGGAACGGTCCGGGAGAGGACCAGGAACCTTTCGCGGGCATCCAGGAACCGTGGCGCACCGCGGCGTAGGGCGGGATGGGCCTTGCGAAGCGAGATCAATTTTTTAAACGTCGCGTGCAGTTCTTTGTCCCACGCGGACTCGTCCCACGGGAAGCAGCGCCGGCAGTCGGGATCCTCTCCTCCCTTCAGCCCGATCTCGTCCCCGTAGTAGACCGCAGGTGCGCCGGGGAAGGAAAAGAGGAATGCAGCGGCAAGGATGAGCTTTCGGGCGTCTCCCCCGGCAAGGGTGAGAAATCGTGGCTTGTCGTGGCTGCCGAGCAGGGTGTAGCAAGCGTAGTCGTTCTCTTCCGGGTAGCTGTGCCACAGGCTGC
Above is a genomic segment from Candidatus Bipolaricaulota bacterium containing:
- a CDS encoding DUF3459 domain-containing protein, whose protein sequence is SLWHSYPEENDYACYTLLGSHDKPRFLTLAGGDARKLILAAAFLFSFPGAPAVYYGDEIGLKGGEDPDCRRCFPWDESAWDKELHATFKKLISLRKAHPALRRGAPRFLDARERFLVLSRTVPDEEIVLALNAGETEERIGGSTTRFVDLVSGEAGTEFPVTAMGFRLLRRV